The genomic DNA CTTGGCTACCTCAAACAGCACTGCTAATCCTGCTGCCGTATTAAAATCATCATCCATTGCAGTTTGAAAACGACTGATTGATTCAGCGTCCAGTTTGCTGGGAATCGGCATCTGAGGCGATAAATTCAATAGCTGCCAATCCAGCGTCAGCGCATCTTTCAGCGTTTGCCAGCCATTCTCGGCGGCAACTATGGCATCTTTCGTAAAATCCAACGGCTTACGGTAATGGGCTTGCAGCACAAATAGTCGAATTGCCATTGGGTCAACGGGCTGTGGATAGTCTGACCAGTTGCCCTCCAGCAAGTCTCGGATGGTGGTGAAATTGCCTAACGACTTCGACATCTTCTCACCATTCACCGTCACCATGCCGTTGTGCAACCAGTAGCGGGCGAGGGGTTGTCCGGTCAGCACTTCCGACTGAGCAATCTCATTCTCATGATGGGGAAACACCAGATCGCCACCGCCACCGTGAATATCGATCGTTTCTTCTAACCTGGCTCGAATCATGGCAGAACATTCAATATGCCATCCCGGTCGTCCCATACCCCAGGGAGACTCCCACGCAGGTTCACCCGGTTTTGCCGCCTTCCACAGGGCAAAATCAAATGGATCGCGCTTCTTCCGTTCTGGATCATCGGGATCAACTCGTCCTCCTGCACCCGCCTGCATCTGCTCAAGCTGTCGTCCAGAAAGCTTGCCATACTGTGCAAACTGCCACACGTTGTAGTAGACATCGCCATCTACTGCGTAGGCGTATCCTTGATGTTCTAATGCTTGAATCAATTGATGAATGGCTGGGATATGATCCGTCACACGGGGATACTCATCGGCATCCAGAATGTTGAGTCGTCGAATATCTCGAAAATAGGCAGCAATGTAGCGATCGCTCACCTCCTGCATGGTTGATCCTTCTGCCTTAGCACGATTCAGGATCTTGTCATCAATATCAGTGAAGTTTTGCACATAGCGCACTTGATAGCCGCGCCATTGCAAATATCGCCGCACCACATCCCAGCCCATGTAAGAGCGGGCATGACCCAAATGGCAATCGTCGTATACCGTCACGCCGCAGCAATACATCATGACTTTACCCGGTTCGATGGTCGTGAACGGTTCTTTGCGGCGAGTCAAGGTGTTATAGACGATAAGGCTCATAGCGAGTTTGGGGTGCAAATTTGGGGTGAGCAGTTTGCAGACAGCGTTTTCAGATATGATCTAAATTGAGAATGATTATCATTTTAGCATAGATATCCACAACATTCCCGCACCCCCCACGCCCTGGGCGCAGCAACTTATCGAACCCGCGATCGATCCCAGTGTCTACATCCACCCCCTCACCAATGTGATTGGCGATGTGCGGATCGGTGCACAGGTTCACATTGCGCCAGGGGTTTCGATTCGAGCCGATGAGGGAATGCCGTTTTATATTGGGGCAAACGTGAACATTCAAGATGGGGCGGTGATTCATGGTTTAGAACAGGGACGAGTCACCGGGGATGATGGTGAACCTTACTCGGTGTGGATTAGCGATAGTGCCTCTATTACGCACATGGCACTGATTCATGGTCCCGCTTACGTGGGGAAGGTGCTTTATTGGTTTCCGTTCCACTGTGTTTAATGCTCGTGTGGGCGATGGCTGTATTGTCATGTCCCATGCGCTGATCGAGAACGTAACCATTTCGGCAGGTAAATATGTGACATCTGGCTCGGTGATCACGCATCAGCAACACGCCGATCACGTACCTGATGTCCAGGAAGCTGATTCATAGGTTGCCCGTCATGTCGTCAGTATCAATCAAAAGCTACGTCAGGGTTATCTATGTGCAGAAGATGACGTGTGCCTCGCCAGCATTCGCAATGAATCGAACGGATACTCAACGGCTCAATCTGGTGCTGGCAATGGTCATCATCCATCCTCGCACCTAAATCCCAAAGCGATCGCCTGGATTCGAGATGTATTGAGCCAGAAATTTCATATTGGCATTGAACAGGCGGATACCCGCCGATTTCGGGCAAATTCCTGGTCGGATTGTGGGGTGATTAAAATGACACAGGAAATGGAAGCGATCGCCACATTAGAACAGCTCTTGCAAAGCTATCCGTATCAATATGTGCGTCTGTTCAGCATCAACCCTGAAACTCGACAGCGAGGTAGTGTTTTGGTGATTCAACAACCGTAGGAGACATAAGCAGTGAAGAAGTGAAGAACCAATTCTTTCATCCTTTCATCACCTCACCGGAAGTGAAACTGGATTAAAGAAACAGCTTCTGGCTCCCGTATGGCAAGCAACATTTCCCACCTGTTCAACCTTCAATAAAAGCGTATCGGCATCACAGTCATAATAAAATGCTTTGACTTTTTGAATATGTCCAGAGGTTGCGCCTTTATGCCAAAGTTCCGAACGAGAGCGGCTCCAGTAATGGGCTTCTCCCGTTTCTAAGGTTCGCTGAATCGATGCACGGTTCATCCATGCCATCATCAAAACAGTGTTGTCCAGATAATCTTGGGCAATTGCTGGAATCAAGCCTATCTCGTTAAATTTAAGCGTCTCTAGCCAAAGGATATCTTGATTCATCGTCCTTACCAAGTTAAACAATTATTCAGTGCTTGGATCAGAAAGAGCGAGTTTAATTTGCGTCCAATCAACACCATCTGATTTTTAGGTGCAGCTGTCCACTCGCTATCATCGATCGTAAACCGTTTACCGCTGAGTTGGAATAAATGGCGCTTGGGACTTTCAGCGAAGTAGAGTACCCCCTTTGCCCGAAACACATTAAGCTACTAGACATCTAATCTGCAATTGCTCTATTTCCCTTATTACGGATTCTTCTATTCCAATTAATTACTAATTCTCCCTGATTGAGTAACCTATGCAGGAGTTCTTTAAGTTGCCCCACGGACTGAAATAGCCGATGTGCAATAAACTCTTTACAGGAATGCCACACTAATTCAATTAAATTGAAGTCCGGGCTATAAGCAGGTAAAAAACACAAGTGAATGTTTGGTAGTGCTTGCTCTATTTTCTCAACGATATCTTCACGTTTGTGATAGCTGGCATTATCCAAAATTACTAGAACTCTCGGACCTGTCTTTTCATAAAGCTCAGAGTCATTTCCTTGCTCAATCCATTCTTGTTTAACAAATTCATTCAGTAATTCCAACTGCTCAAAAAAACTCTCTCCCTTGCCTTTGTCAATAAAATAGCACAAGCGTTTTCGGTCATGATAACGCAGCCCACCCATGACATTTACTCGCCCTCGACTCCTTTGACCTGTAACTTTTCTTCGCCAACCTCGGCGTGTCCAGCACTTACGCCGTAGCACTCGTAAACTAAAGCCGGTCTCATCCCAAAACCATACCTGGAAAAGCTCCGGCGCTACCTGCCCTGCTTTCAGATCGGTCTCTAATTTCTCTCGAAATACCACTCGTTTGGTCGCATCTTGCTTATCCTCTAAGCTGTATTTCGCCCAGATGTACACATACTTTTTTTTGCAATATTCGACTAATTTGCTTGCTACTCAGCTTAATCCCGGTCTGTTCTAGCAGATAAGTTGATAATCGCCCAGTTGTCCATCTGCCAAATTCATAACCAAGTTCACTCGGAGCTTTCTCGACCACTTCTAGGAGCAATTCAATATATTGCTCAGTCGCCTTTCGGTAGTTGCCCTGCTCGCGTTTATCTCGTAAACTATCGAGATTCTCGGGGTCTCCATGCACACACCAGTAAGCCACACTACGGTAACTACAACCGATGAAATTAACAATCTCTTGATAAGTTTTGCCATCATTTTGTAGCAGGAGAATCAGGGCATGTTCTCGCAATCGAGGACGATCGCCTTCTCGCACTACCGCTTGCAGACGTTCTTTCTGTTCTTGATTTAAAAACCCCTTTGCAGGCATAGTCCAAGCTCTTCTGAAGCTTTAATATTTTAATTCTATCTCTTTTAGAAGTCCATTAGCTTATCAGGAAGTTGATAATCCAAAAACTGCTGAAATTTCTTCAAGGCAATGGGGCGATCGCTCTGAAACGACACCGACATAAACCCATCGTTATTCAGGTGCTTAGAACCTTGATCAGGTGCGGCCAAAGTTTCAGTGGAAGAGCCTGCTTCGGAAAGATTCACGTCCAAAATTAGCGAGAGCGGAACTTTCCCATATTCAGAGCGCAAAATTCTAGCACGCTCTTTAACTGAATTAAGGTAGCCTTCTAGCTCATTAACTCTCCTCTCAGGAACCAAATCAGTCTTGTTCAGCAAAACAATATCGCCATAAAGGATCTGATTCATGGCTGCACCGCTGTTGTAGTGTTCTGCTGGAGTAAAGGTTTCTGCATCGACAACCGTGACGATCGCATCCAACTGAGTCAAATCCCGTAGGTCTGTTCCTAAAAACGTCAGGGCAATGGGTAATGGGTCAGCAACTCCCGTGGTTTCAACAATCAAATAATCTATTGCGATCGCGCCGTTCTAACACTCGATAGACAGCATCAGCTAAATTGTCGTTAATGGTGCAGCAAATACATCCATTCGTCAGTTCAATCATGTCTTCTTCGACTGCGATTAAGAACTGACTGTCGATGTTGATATCACCAAACTCGTTGACTAAAACAGCCACTTTATAGGCTTCAAAGTTTTGCAGAATATAGTTCAATAGCGTTGTTTTACCACTGCCCAGGAAGCCTGTAATGATGGTTACGGGCAGCTTCTGAGATGAGGTGGCAAAGGCTTCTAACATAAATGGGTTGAGACCGGGTAAATGAAATTAAAGAAAAGAGGCAACGGCAGAATGGAAAACCACTGCCTCTGAGCCAGGGAAGGCTCTAGTGAAACGCCGGAGTATGACGGATCAAGCTCATAAACTCCTGGCGGGTGCGGGCATCGTCAGCAAACGCTCCTTTCATCGAACTGGTTACTGTCCAAGAACCGGGCTTTTGCACACCGCGCATCACCATGCACATATGAGTCGCTTCGACAACGACTGCCACGCCTTGAGGTTTGAGCAAGCCTTGCAGAGCTTCAGCAATCTGATGGGTCAAACGTTCCTGTACCTGCAAGCGACGGGCATACATTTCGCAAATCCGAGCCACTTTAGATAAGCCAATCACTTTACCGTCAGGAATATAGGCAACATGGGCACGTCCCAAAATTGGCAGAATGTGATGTTCGCAGGAGCTAAACAAATCAATATCACGCACCAATACCATTTCATTGGCATCTTCGTGGAACACGGCTCCATTCAGCAACTCATCCAGGGATTGATGATAGCCAGAAGTGAGGAACTTGAGGGCTTTGACGACTCGTTTGGGAGTGTCGCGCAACCCTTCGCGATCAGGGTCTTCACCCATGCCTAATAGCAGCGTCCGTAACGCTTGCCGCATCTCTGCTTCAGAGACGGGCGATTTTGATTCAGTCATCACCGCTTGCTGGCGGATATCGTCGGGCGAAATGGATAACGTCATGAGTGAATTTAGGTTAGTTGATACTCAGTCATAGGAATAAAGGGGCGTAGTATAACCCCTCCTTCAGCAGCCGACTTGAACTGCTGAAAGACTTGATATTAGGCGATGCAATCTACTAGATGCTGCCGTAGCGTATCAGCGTTTAGATTGCGCCCAATAAAGACAAGCTGATTCTTGGGTGAAGTGCGCCACTCTTCTCCTTGCAGGTCAAAGCGAGGCCCGCTGAGTTGAAAGACGTTGCGGAGGTCGCTTTCCTTGAACCAGAGAATGCCCTTTGCCCGGAAGACTTCCTGGGGCAAGTGGTTTTGCAAAAACGTTTCAAACTTCTTCACATCAAAGGGGCGATCGCTCTCAAAGGCGATCGACACAAAACCATCATTGTCCAGATGATCGGAATGGTGGTGATGGTGTTCGTGCGGGTGGTGGGCGTGATCATCGTGAGAGTGTTCGTGATGATCAGGGTGATGCTTTTCGTGGGAGTGTTCCGGCTGCGATCGCCCGATCTCTTCCTGAACTAAATCGGCATAGGCTTCCGGGTTGTTATATCCCACATCCAGAATCAGCGGGAGAGGCACCTGACCGTGTTGACTGTGAAGAATTCTGGCACCTTCTTTGAGGGTACTAATATAAGCTTCTAGGTTTTGGATCTGGTCTGGATCTGCTAGATCGGTCTTGTTCAAAATCGTGACATCTCCGTAAGTAATCTGCTTGAATGCGGCTTCACTATCAAAGTGATCGGGGGTGAAAGTCTCAGCATCTACAACGGTGACGATCGAATCTAACCGCGTCAGGTCACGCAATTCTGTACCCAAGAACGTCAGAATAATCGGCAGTGGATCAGCAACACCTGTGGTTTCAATCACCATGTAATCCACGCGATCGTCCCGCTCCAGCACGTTATACACCGCATCCACCAATCCATCATTGATCGTGCAGCAAATACAGCCATTACTCAGTTCCAGCATGTCTTCATCCATCGACACGAGTAACTGACTATCG from Chroococcidiopsis sp. CCMEE 29 includes the following:
- the cysS gene encoding cysteine--tRNA ligase, which codes for MSLIVYNTLTRRKEPFTTIEPGKVMMYCCGVTVYDDCHLGHARSYMGWDVVRRYLQWRGYQVRYVQNFTDIDDKILNRAKAEGSTMQEVSDRYIAAYFRDIRRLNILDADEYPRVTDHIPAIHQLIQALEHQGYAYAVDGDVYYNVWQFAQYGKLSGRQLEQMQAGAGGRVDPDDPERKKRDPFDFALWKAAKPGEPAWESPWGMGRPGWHIECSAMIRARLEETIDIHGGGGDLVFPHHENEIAQSEVLTGQPLARYWLHNGMVTVNGEKMSKSLGNFTTIRDLLEGNWSDYPQPVDPMAIRLFVLQAHYRKPLDFTKDAIVAAENGWQTLKDALTLDWQLLNLSPQMPIPSKLDAESISRFQTAMDDDFNTAAGLAVLFEVAKALKREFNLRCYQGAPELTDMQLQQRSQTLTHLAQILGLDVQSASIPEPEIEVTWVESLLKQRHQARQEKRYTESDRIRNELQAMGVTLIDQPDGQTRWHRS
- a CDS encoding ribulose bisphosphate carboxylase small subunit, with the protein product MCLASIRNESNGYSTAQSGAGNGHHPSSHLNPKAIAWIRDVLSQKFHIGIEQADTRRFRANSWSDCGVIKMTQEMEAIATLEQLLQSYPYQYVRLFSINPETRQRGSVLVIQQP
- the hisI gene encoding phosphoribosyl-AMP cyclohydrolase, producing the protein MNQDILWLETLKFNEIGLIPAIAQDYLDNTVLMMAWMNRASIQRTLETGEAHYWSRSRSELWHKGATSGHIQKVKAFYYDCDADTLLLKVEQVGNVACHTGARSCFFNPVSLPVR
- the folE gene encoding GTP cyclohydrolase I FolE, translated to MTLSISPDDIRQQAVMTESKSPVSEAEMRQALRTLLLGMGEDPDREGLRDTPKRVVKALKFLTSGYHQSLDELLNGAVFHEDANEMVLVRDIDLFSSCEHHILPILGRAHVAYIPDGKVIGLSKVARICEMYARRLQVQERLTHQIAEALQGLLKPQGVAVVVEATHMCMVMRGVQKPGSWTVTSSMKGAFADDARTRQEFMSLIRHTPAFH
- a CDS encoding GTP-binding protein; the encoded protein is MTDIATLSNPAILEIPKRGMPVTIITGFLGSGKTTLLNHILSNRQDLKVAILVNEFGDINIDSQLLVSMDEDMLELSNGCICCTINDGLVDAVYNVLERDDRVDYMVIETTGVADPLPIILTFLGTELRDLTRLDSIVTVVDAETFTPDHFDSEAAFKQITYGDVTILNKTDLADPDQIQNLEAYISTLKEGARILHSQHGQVPLPLILDVGYNNPEAYADLVQEEIGRSQPEHSHEKHHPDHHEHSHDDHAHHPHEHHHHHSDHLDNDGFVSIAFESDRPFDVKKFETFLQNHLPQEVFRAKGILWFKESDLRNVFQLSGPRFDLQGEEWRTSPKNQLVFIGRNLNADTLRQHLVDCIA